The region AGGTAGACAAGGAAGCGACCGCGCCACACCGTGGGCACGAACTCGGCCATCATCGCGTAGTCGACCGGCAGGGTGCCGCCGAGGGCGAAACCGGTCAGCACCCGGAAGATCACCAGGACGGTCAGGTTCGGCGAGAAGGCGCCGGCCACCCCGAAGATCACTCCGAGCGCCACGGTCACCAGGAAGACGTTGCGGCGACCGATCCGGTCGGCCAACCACCCCCAGAACAACGCGCCAACGAGCATGCCTGCGAAGGTGGCGGTGAGCAGCACCGTCGCCATCCCGGCGCCGGGCGGGAGGCCGAAGGACGCGCTGACCCCCGGCAGCGCGAACGCCATGAGCAGCACCTCCATCGCGTCGGCGGCCCAGGTGAGCCCGCAGATGGCCAACAGCTGCCACTGAAAACGGCCCAGCCCGATACGGTCGACTGCCTCGTCGACGGAGATCGAGCCCGGTGGGGTGGTCGTCACGAGCCCATTGTGTCAGCCCGTCCAAACTCTCATGATGTGGGACCACGGTTCGCAGAATGGGAACCCCGGCCGGATCACGGAGGACATCGCCGTCCCCTTCGCCCGGTTCGCCCGTTGCGCAATCTGCGGGGCAGTGAAGCACGCTGTGAGGCGATCAGCGTGCTCCACTGCCTCGCAGAAGGTGTTCGAGGTACGTACGCCTAGCGGCCGAGGATGGAGCGGGCCATGACGATCCGCTGCACCTGGTTGGTGCCCTCGTAGATCTGGGTGATCTTGGCATCGCGCATCATCCGCTCGACCGGGAAGTCGCGCGTGTAACCGGCGCCACCGAGCAGCTGGACGGCGTTGGTGGTGACCTCCATCGCGACGTCCGAGGCCAGGCACTTCGCGGCCGAGGAGATGAACCCCAGGTTGGGCTCGCCGCGCTCGGCGCGCGCCGCCGCGACGTAGCACATCTGGCGTGCCGCCTCGGTCTTCATCGCCATGTCGGCGACCATCCACTGGATGCCCTGGAAGTCCGAGATCCGCGAGCCGAACTGCTTGCGATCCTTGATGTACGAGACGGCCACGTCGAGGGCGCCCTGCGCGACGCCGACCGCCTGGCTGCCGATGGTCGGGCGGGTGTGGTCAAGGGTCTTCAGCGCGGTCTTGAACCCGGTGCCCTCGTCGCCGATCATCCGATCGGCGGGGATCACGCAGTTGCTGAAGTGCAGCTCGCAGGTCGGCGAGCCTTTGATGCCGAGCTTCTTCTCCTTCGGCCCGACCTCGAAGCCCTCGTCGTCCTTGTGGACAACGAACGCCGAGATGCCGTTGGCCTTCTTCTCCGGGTCAGTGACCGCCATGACGGTGAACCAGTCCGACTCGGTCGAGTTGGTGATCCAGGCCTTGGTCCCGTTGAGGACGTAGTTGTCGCCGTCCTTCTGCGCGCGGGTCTTCATGGCCGCCGCGTCGGAGCCGGCCTCGCGCTCGGAGAGCCCGTAGCTGATCATCGACTCACCGGAGGCGATCGAGGGCAGCACCTTCTTCTTCAGCTCATCGGACGCCGACAGGATGATCGGCATCGAGCCGAGCTTGTTGACCGCCGGGATCAGCGAGCTGGACATGCACACCCGCGCCACCTCCTCGATCACGATGCACGCGGCGATCGAGTCGGCACCCGCGCCGTCGTACTCCTCGGGGATGTGCACGGCATGGAACCCGGCCTTCGTCAGCGCGTTCAGCGCCTCCTGCGGGAAGCGGGCCTGCTCGTCGACGTCCGTCGCGTGCGGCTTGATCTGCTCCTCGCTCAGCTCCCGGACGGCCTGGCGCAGGTACTCGTGCTCGTCGTCGAGCTGGTAGATGTCGAAGTCGGGGTTCATTGGTGGACCTCCCTCGGTCGGACGGGACTCGAGAAACACTATCGTGACCTACCCCACAATCTCGGGGCCGGTCCGCGCGGCTCAGCGCTGCTGCAGCCGCTCGTTCTTGGCCATCGCGACGTCGCGCAGCTCGGCTTGGAAGCGCGCCATCTGCTCGGTCAGGACGGCGTCGCCGCTGGCCAGCACCCGGACCGCCAGCAGGCCGGCGTTGCGGGCACCGCCGATCGAGACCGTCGCGACCGGGACCCCGGCGGGCATCTGCACGATCGACAGCAGTGAGTCCATCCCGTCCAGATGCTTCAGCGGCACCGGGACGCCGATCACCGGCAGCGTGGTCATCGAGGCGACCATGCCCGGCAGGTGGGCCGCGCCCCCGGCCCCGGCGATGATCACCCGCAGGCCTCGGCCGGACGCCGTCTCGGCGTACTCGGTCATCTCGCGCGGCATCCGGTGCGCCGACACCACGCGCGCCTCATACGTGATGCCGAACTCGTCCAGCGCGGCGGCAGCGTCCTTCATGACCGGCCAGTCCGAGTCGCTGCCCATGATGATGCCGACGACCGGCTCGCTGCCTGCCTGGGTCTCAGTCATGGAAGACTCCTTCGCGTAGATAGGCCGCAGCGTCACGGGTGATCGCGCGCAGCCGCGGCAGGTCGTCGCCGTACGCCGTGACGTGACCGATCTTGCGCCCGGGGCGCACCTGCTTGCCGTACAGGTGGATCTTGACCTCCGGCCAGCGCGCCATCAGGTGGTGCACCCGCTCGTCGATGCCGGGTCCGCCGTCCGGGCCGCCGAGCACGTTGGCCATCACGGTGTACGGCGCCCGTGTCGTGGTCGCTCCGAGGGGATAGTCGAGGACGGCGCGCAGGTGCTGCTCGAACTGGCTGGTGACCGCACCGTCGATGCTCCAGTGCCCGGAGTTGTGCGGTCGCATCGCGAGCTCGTTGACCAGGAACCGCCCGTCCGTGGTCTCGAACAGCTCGACCGCCATGACGCCGGTGACCCCGAGCTCGGTGGCCAACGCGATCGCCATCGCGGTGACCGCGGAGGCGCCGTCCTCGGTGAGGTCCGGCGCGGGTGCGATCACCTCGACGCAGATGCCGTTCTCCTGCACGGTCTCGACGACCGGCCAGGCGCTGACCTGGCCGAACCGTGAGCGCGCCACGACCACGGCCACCTCGCGGCGCAGCGGCACCATTTCCTCGGCGAGGATCTCAAAGCCGCCGTCGGCGGCGGCCTGCACGACCTCGGCGGCGGCGGACTCGTCGGCGACCACCCACACGCCCTTGCCGTCGTAGCCGCCGGTGGCCGCCTTCAGCACGACCGGCCACAACCCGCCCGCGAACTGCGCGATCTCTTCGACGCTGCCGACCTGGGCCCAGCGCGGCTGCTGGGCGCCGCCCCACGCCGCGATCCGCTCACGCATGACCAGCTTGTCCTGCGCGTGCCGCAGCGCCGCCGACCCGGGTTGAACCTCCACGCCCGCGCGCTCGAGCGCCTCGATGTGCTCGCCGGGCACGTGCTCATGGTCGAAGGTCACGACGTCGCACTCGGCCGCGAAGGCCCGCAGATCGTCGAGGTCGAGGTGGGTTCCGAGGCGGACGTCGGGGGCGACCAGCGCGGCCGACTCATCGGGGCCGATGCTCATCACGCGAAGCGACTGGCCGAGCGCGATCGCCGCCTGGTGGGTCATCCGGGCGAGCTGTCCGCCGCCCACCATTCCGACGACGGGAAGTCCGGTGCGTGAGTCCACCGCCCCACCGTACCGGCGGACGAGCCCCGGTCAGCGACGCAGGTCGGACACCAGCAGCCGGGCCTGGCGGAGGCTGTCGGGCAGTCCTTCGACCCAGATCCCGACCAGCAGCGACTCAGGCTTGGCAGCGTCGAGCCGCCGCGCCTCGATCAGCTCGCGCAGCGCGGCGACCCGGCCGGTGAGCTGCGGCGTACGCCGCGCCAGCACGATCGCCGTGGTCGGGCCGGCCTGCACCACGGTCTCGCCGGAGCTGAACACCGCCCGCAGCTCGTCGGCGAGCTGACACATCTGCCAGGCGTGATCCCAGCCCTCGGCCCGCGCCTGCAGCCGGGCCTGCCACCCGGCATCGTCGCCGTCGGGCGCCGTCGTCCGCGACCGGCCCGGGTCGGCCACGCCCTCGTCGGAGTCGCTGAACCGCGACCTCGGCTCGTCGACCCTGGACGGTCCGAGCAGCGAGGCGACGACGAAGGCGTATTCCTGACCGAGCCGCCGGCCGGCCGACTCGACCTCGGCGGCGATCTCGCCGAGCCGGATCGAGAGATAGGAGCAGTCCGGCAGGGCCGTAGCATTGATCGCGGGCACCTGGGGATGCGCGAGGCCGGTGTCCTCCGACCAGCCGATCGCAGCGGAGCGGACCAGCTGGACGACGTCGACTTCCCGGCAGCTCTGCGTCGCACGGTGCGCCGGGTGGGCGAGCAGCGAGGTGGTGAGGGAGGCGATGGCGACGATGTCGGAGATTGTCTCCTCCATCGACACGCCGGCGCCAGCGCGGGCGCGCCCGAGGCGCATACAGCGCTCCGCGATGTCGCCGTCGCTCACGATGGCTTCGGTGACGGCGTCCACAGCGGGAGTCCACCAATCGTCGGGGAACCGCCAGCCGCGATCTCGGCTTGCCTCACGCCACATCGCTCGAAGCTGATGAGCGGAGACGGTCCGCGGCCCGTGGGACTGGCCGTGCTCGGCACGTGAGGAAGGCGGCATCGTTCCCGGCATCCTCCTGTCGACCGAGCCGGTCCATGGCTGCCTCATGAACCCAGCGTGAACATATCCAACTTAGCCCCGGGATGAGGCCAAAATCGCGTGAATGCGGCATGTGAAAATGTCGTTCATCGCGTTATCAACCCGTAGTATCTACACGTCCTGATCCCGCACGGCACGTCTATGGTGCCCCGGCTGGAGCCCATCCCGCATGTCTTTCACGCAGAGCCCCGCCGCCGGTCAGGCGGCGGACGCCGAGCACATCACCGCCGTCCGCAGTGGTGACACCTCGGCGTACGCGGTGCTCTACGAACGGCACCGGGCAGCGGCCTATCACCTGGCCCGCCAGCTGGTCGCCTCGCCGAGCGAGGCTGACGATCTCGTCTCGGATGCGTTCGTCAAGGTCTTCCAGACCCTGCTCTCCGGCGGCGGGCCGGATTCTGCATTCCGCGCGTACCTGCTGACCAGCGTGCGCAACACCTTCTACGACGACGTACGCCGCGGCAAGAAGGTCACCTACACCGACGACATGGAGGCGCACGACGATGGCGCCCCGCATGTCGACCCGGCCATCGCCCAGCTCGACAGCTCGCTCGCGGCGCGCGCCTTCGCCCGGCTGCCCGAACGCTGGCAGACCGTGCTGTGGCATACGGAGATCGATGGGGAGTCACCCGCGCAGGTCGCGCCCGTCCTCGGCATGACCGCCAACGCCACCGCTGCGCTCGCCTACCGCGCCCGAGAGGGCCTGCGGCAGGCATTCCTGCAGGAGCATGTCGCGGACGTCGGCGACTCCGCCTGCAAGCTCACCAGCGACCGTCTGGGTGCCTGGGCCCGCGGCGGGCTGTCCAGGCGCGAGCAGGCCCAGGTCGATCGTCACCTCGACGAATGCGACCGGTGCGCCGCCGTCGCCGCCGAGATCACCGACCTGGGCACCGGTCTGCGGGGCATCGTCGCCGTCCTGGCGATCGGCAGTGTGCCACTGACCGCTGCCTACCTCGCCGGCGGCACCACCGCGAAGATCGGCGCTCTCGCCTGGGCTGGCGTCGGCACCCCGGTGGCGGGATTCGCCCAGCTCAGTCCTCTCCTCTCGACCTCCTCTGCCCCCGTGGCAGCCGCCGCAGCACCTGCTGCAACCACTACCACCACCTCAACCACAGGAGCATTCGTGCCAGAAAGCACCTC is a window of Blastococcus sp. Marseille-P5729 DNA encoding:
- a CDS encoding acyl-CoA dehydrogenase; the encoded protein is MNPDFDIYQLDDEHEYLRQAVRELSEEQIKPHATDVDEQARFPQEALNALTKAGFHAVHIPEEYDGAGADSIAACIVIEEVARVCMSSSLIPAVNKLGSMPIILSASDELKKKVLPSIASGESMISYGLSEREAGSDAAAMKTRAQKDGDNYVLNGTKAWITNSTESDWFTVMAVTDPEKKANGISAFVVHKDDEGFEVGPKEKKLGIKGSPTCELHFSNCVIPADRMIGDEGTGFKTALKTLDHTRPTIGSQAVGVAQGALDVAVSYIKDRKQFGSRISDFQGIQWMVADMAMKTEAARQMCYVAAARAERGEPNLGFISSAAKCLASDVAMEVTTNAVQLLGGAGYTRDFPVERMMRDAKITQIYEGTNQVQRIVMARSILGR
- the purE gene encoding 5-(carboxyamino)imidazole ribonucleotide mutase, producing the protein MTETQAGSEPVVGIIMGSDSDWPVMKDAAAALDEFGITYEARVVSAHRMPREMTEYAETASGRGLRVIIAGAGGAAHLPGMVASMTTLPVIGVPVPLKHLDGMDSLLSIVQMPAGVPVATVSIGGARNAGLLAVRVLASGDAVLTEQMARFQAELRDVAMAKNERLQQR
- a CDS encoding 5-(carboxyamino)imidazole ribonucleotide synthase, which produces MDSRTGLPVVGMVGGGQLARMTHQAAIALGQSLRVMSIGPDESAALVAPDVRLGTHLDLDDLRAFAAECDVVTFDHEHVPGEHIEALERAGVEVQPGSAALRHAQDKLVMRERIAAWGGAQQPRWAQVGSVEEIAQFAGGLWPVVLKAATGGYDGKGVWVVADESAAAEVVQAAADGGFEILAEEMVPLRREVAVVVARSRFGQVSAWPVVETVQENGICVEVIAPAPDLTEDGASAVTAMAIALATELGVTGVMAVELFETTDGRFLVNELAMRPHNSGHWSIDGAVTSQFEQHLRAVLDYPLGATTTRAPYTVMANVLGGPDGGPGIDERVHHLMARWPEVKIHLYGKQVRPGRKIGHVTAYGDDLPRLRAITRDAAAYLREGVFHD